From Pseudoalteromonas rubra, one genomic window encodes:
- a CDS encoding outer membrane protein transport protein — MNTVLRALMATGLMVVSSQSLAAAFQLAEQNVSGLGRAYAGEASAADDASVVARNPALMSQFQGIQVSAAAMYVEPDVSLQGISTNNGLPANLLDDDSIAPSAVVPAVFMTARLNDQWSVGAGMYSQFGLATEFDKDYAAGQLAGDTEIVTINTGVSVAYEIDPQWTLALGLNHVYADAKVIRHLGANPLQAPASTEVVNLEGDDSGYGWNLGLSYQIDEDNRLGFHYRSETDITFDGHFSNQLPASFGGTNGVALPGTLELTLPAMAEISGTHKLTEPMTLHYSVLWTGWNSFQELEAQVAGKPVFNKKELFDNSLRFSVGGDYQWNAVLKLRAGLAYDSSPANESHMSISIPDTDRTWYSLGAEYQLSETASVDFGLSILRGKTQTFVEKDSLGSEWGFKSKGHATVVGIQYNHSF, encoded by the coding sequence ATGAACACAGTACTACGCGCATTAATGGCGACAGGTTTGATGGTGGTGTCTTCACAGTCACTGGCCGCTGCATTTCAGTTGGCGGAACAGAACGTTTCTGGATTAGGTCGTGCTTACGCCGGTGAAGCAAGCGCTGCAGATGATGCATCCGTTGTTGCACGCAACCCGGCATTAATGAGTCAGTTTCAAGGGATCCAGGTGAGTGCTGCGGCCATGTATGTAGAACCGGATGTAAGCTTGCAAGGCATATCAACCAATAATGGTTTGCCGGCGAACTTGCTTGATGATGACAGCATTGCCCCCAGTGCCGTGGTACCAGCCGTGTTCATGACAGCACGCCTCAATGACCAGTGGTCTGTTGGTGCAGGTATGTACTCCCAATTTGGCTTGGCCACTGAGTTTGATAAGGATTACGCTGCGGGTCAGTTAGCAGGTGATACTGAAATTGTGACCATCAATACCGGTGTCTCTGTGGCCTATGAAATTGATCCACAATGGACACTGGCATTGGGTCTGAACCATGTCTATGCCGATGCCAAAGTGATCCGTCATTTGGGTGCTAACCCTCTACAAGCGCCTGCCAGCACAGAGGTGGTTAATCTGGAAGGTGATGACAGTGGTTATGGCTGGAACCTGGGTTTGAGTTATCAGATTGATGAAGACAATCGGCTTGGTTTTCACTACCGCAGTGAAACGGACATTACCTTTGATGGCCATTTCAGCAACCAGTTGCCAGCATCATTTGGCGGTACCAATGGCGTCGCGTTGCCTGGCACACTTGAGCTGACCTTACCTGCAATGGCCGAAATCTCAGGAACACATAAACTGACTGAACCAATGACTTTGCACTACAGTGTACTCTGGACGGGCTGGAATAGCTTCCAGGAGCTTGAAGCTCAGGTTGCGGGGAAGCCGGTATTCAATAAAAAGGAGCTGTTTGATAACTCATTACGCTTCTCTGTTGGGGGAGATTACCAGTGGAATGCCGTTTTGAAATTGCGCGCAGGTCTGGCGTATGACAGCTCGCCTGCCAATGAGTCACACATGTCTATCTCAATCCCAGATACTGACCGGACCTGGTACTCGCTTGGTGCAGAGTATCAGCTGAGTGAGACTGCCAGTGTGGATTTTGGCTTGAGTATCCTGCGTGGTAAAACTCAGACCTTTGTTGAGAAAGACAGCCTGGGTAGCGAGTGGGGCTTTAAATCTAAAGGTCATGCCACGGTTGTGGGCATTCAGTACAACCATAGCTTCTAA
- the mutS gene encoding DNA mismatch repair protein MutS, giving the protein MSLDLYSEHTIKQQTPMMQQYLRIKAQHPDILLFYRMGDFYELFFDDAIRAAQLLDISQTHRGKAGGAPIPMAGVPYHAVENYLARLVQMGESVAICEQVGDPATSKGPVERKVVRIVTPGTVTDEALLQERQDNLLAALWQEKQHYGVAYLDINSGRFNIVELATDEALTSTLQRLQPAELLYPESFSNLLVLEQVKGARRRPDWEFDLDTATHLLCQQFGTQDLIGFGVADARAGLIAAGCVMQYVKDTQRTALPHIRAITLEKNEHAVILDAATRKNLELTVNLSGSIENTLAQVLDKTATPMGSRLLKRRIHTPVRNRDELNARLNAIASLIESQLNIEVYDGLRQIGDIERVVARLALCNARPRDLTRLRNALQALPPLHQLLGESSDPRLQQIRAQSPTLPKLQDLLERAIIDNPPVLIRDGGVIAPGYNAELDEWRALSEGATDVLDQLEERERERTGISTLKIGYNKVHGFYIEISKANSHLAPPEYIRRQTLKNNERYIIPELKEHEDKVLGSQSKALALEKQLYEELFTLIAPYIEQLQTMSAALADLDVLNTLAERAQTLDYCQPELSNGDEIHIEAGRHPVVEQVSKEPFIANPVHLNADRKMLIITGPNMGGKSTYMRQTALIVLMAHIGSYVPASAAQIGKVDRIFTRIGASDDLASGRSTFMVEMTETATILNNATAQSLVLMDEIGRGTSTYDGLSLAYATADYLAGKIAAKTLFATHYFELTELAEQQSGLVNVHLDAIEHNDTIAFKHTVMEGAASKSFGLQVAGLAGVPKAVLAMAKRKLALLEQHQSVVESPQTVPASQMQQTLPLVSEPSEVEQMLAELDPDELSPRAAHDLLYQLKALL; this is encoded by the coding sequence ATGTCGTTAGATCTTTATTCCGAACATACTATAAAACAACAAACCCCTATGATGCAGCAGTATCTTAGGATCAAAGCACAACACCCTGATATTCTGCTGTTTTATCGTATGGGTGATTTCTATGAGTTGTTCTTTGATGACGCCATTCGCGCTGCGCAGTTACTGGATATTTCACAGACGCACCGGGGTAAGGCTGGCGGTGCGCCAATTCCAATGGCAGGTGTCCCTTATCACGCAGTTGAGAATTACCTGGCCCGCCTGGTTCAGATGGGCGAGTCCGTTGCTATCTGTGAGCAGGTCGGCGATCCGGCCACCAGTAAAGGACCCGTTGAACGTAAAGTCGTACGCATCGTCACACCAGGTACAGTGACTGATGAAGCGCTGTTACAGGAGCGTCAGGACAACCTACTCGCCGCCTTATGGCAGGAAAAGCAACACTATGGCGTCGCCTATTTAGACATTAACTCGGGGCGCTTTAACATCGTCGAGTTAGCCACTGATGAAGCACTCACATCAACACTGCAAAGATTGCAGCCGGCAGAGCTGCTCTACCCCGAGTCATTCAGTAACTTGCTGGTACTCGAGCAAGTAAAAGGCGCCAGACGACGCCCGGATTGGGAGTTTGATCTGGATACGGCTACTCATTTGCTTTGCCAGCAATTTGGCACACAAGACCTGATAGGGTTTGGCGTCGCAGACGCCAGGGCAGGATTAATCGCTGCGGGCTGTGTCATGCAATACGTAAAAGACACGCAGCGCACCGCACTGCCTCATATCCGTGCCATTACTCTGGAAAAAAACGAACACGCCGTCATTCTGGATGCAGCCACCCGTAAAAACCTTGAACTGACCGTGAATCTGTCTGGCAGTATCGAAAACACCCTGGCACAAGTGCTGGATAAAACCGCCACACCAATGGGCTCTCGATTACTAAAACGTCGTATTCACACACCAGTGCGCAACCGTGATGAGCTCAACGCACGGCTCAATGCCATTGCCAGCTTAATTGAGTCACAGCTCAATATTGAGGTCTATGACGGTCTGCGCCAGATCGGCGATATTGAACGTGTGGTCGCACGCCTGGCGTTATGTAATGCCCGACCCAGAGATTTGACGCGACTGCGCAATGCATTGCAGGCACTTCCCCCATTGCATCAACTTTTGGGAGAAAGCAGCGATCCGAGGTTACAGCAGATCCGCGCACAGTCTCCGACTTTGCCAAAACTCCAGGATTTACTGGAACGCGCCATCATTGATAATCCGCCAGTGCTGATCCGCGACGGCGGCGTCATTGCACCGGGTTACAACGCAGAGCTGGATGAATGGCGAGCCCTCAGTGAGGGCGCAACTGATGTGCTGGACCAACTGGAAGAACGTGAGCGTGAGCGCACCGGGATCAGCACACTCAAAATTGGCTACAACAAAGTGCATGGTTTTTATATTGAGATCAGCAAAGCTAACTCACACCTGGCACCGCCCGAATATATTCGCCGCCAGACGCTGAAAAACAATGAGCGCTATATCATTCCTGAACTCAAAGAGCATGAAGACAAGGTGCTGGGTAGCCAAAGCAAGGCGCTGGCGCTCGAGAAACAACTGTACGAAGAGCTCTTCACGTTGATCGCGCCCTACATCGAGCAACTACAAACCATGTCGGCGGCGCTGGCTGATCTTGACGTACTCAATACGCTGGCAGAACGCGCACAAACGCTGGATTACTGTCAACCTGAGCTGAGTAATGGCGATGAGATCCACATTGAAGCGGGTCGTCACCCGGTGGTTGAGCAGGTCAGCAAAGAACCTTTTATTGCTAACCCGGTTCACCTCAATGCTGATCGCAAGATGTTGATCATTACGGGTCCCAATATGGGCGGTAAATCGACCTATATGCGCCAAACGGCTTTGATAGTGCTGATGGCACACATTGGTAGTTATGTGCCCGCCAGTGCTGCGCAAATAGGCAAAGTCGATCGCATTTTTACGCGGATTGGTGCCAGTGACGACCTGGCTTCCGGACGCTCAACCTTTATGGTCGAAATGACAGAAACAGCCACCATACTCAACAATGCGACGGCCCAATCTCTAGTCTTGATGGACGAAATTGGTCGAGGCACCAGTACCTATGATGGTTTGTCGCTAGCTTATGCCACTGCCGATTATCTGGCAGGTAAAATTGCCGCCAAGACCCTGTTCGCCACTCATTACTTCGAACTGACCGAGCTGGCAGAGCAACAATCAGGCCTGGTCAATGTGCATCTGGATGCCATTGAACACAATGATACCATTGCCTTTAAACATACTGTGATGGAAGGGGCCGCCAGCAAGAGCTTTGGTTTACAAGTCGCCGGACTCGCAGGAGTACCCAAAGCGGTATTGGCCATGGCAAAGCGCAAGCTGGCATTGCTGGAGCAACACCAGAGTGTGGTCGAAAGCCCGCAGACAGTGCCGGCCTCCCAAATGCAGCAAACTCTGCCTTTGGTCAGTGAACCGTCTGAAGTCGAACAAATGCTTGCAGAGCTTGACCCGGACGAGCTCTCGCCTCGTGCAGCACACGACCTGCTCTATCAGTTAAAAGCACTCCTTTAA
- a CDS encoding CinA family protein: MELHTEIASLAAQLGAILTNNGQTITTAESCTGGGISYALTDTPGSSAYIERCFVTYSNEAKSQLLGVTPNTLAEFGAVSQQTVQEMVQGAANAARADVAIAVSGIAGPGGGSLEKPVGTVWFGFYLQDKVLCEVCHFTGTRAEVRVQAIEFSIRKIISLLNG, from the coding sequence ATGGAGCTTCATACTGAGATAGCCAGCCTGGCGGCACAATTGGGGGCTATTCTAACCAATAACGGGCAGACAATCACTACCGCAGAATCATGTACTGGGGGTGGGATCAGCTATGCGCTGACCGATACGCCCGGGTCATCGGCGTATATTGAACGTTGCTTTGTCACATATAGCAATGAGGCCAAATCCCAGTTGTTGGGGGTGACGCCAAACACACTGGCTGAGTTTGGTGCGGTTAGCCAGCAAACGGTTCAAGAAATGGTGCAAGGGGCGGCGAATGCTGCCCGGGCGGACGTGGCCATTGCGGTATCTGGCATTGCCGGGCCTGGTGGCGGATCATTGGAGAAGCCGGTGGGTACTGTATGGTTTGGCTTCTATTTACAGGATAAAGTACTGTGTGAAGTCTGTCACTTTACCGGAACACGAGCTGAAGTTAGAGTGCAAGCTATTGAATTTTCAATTAGAAAAATAATTTCTCTGCTAAATGGTTAA
- the recA gene encoding recombinase RecA, with the protein MNDNKQKALDAALSQIERQFGKGSIMKLGDSQALDIEAVSTGSLGLDIALGIGGLPTGRIVEIYGPESSGKTTLTLQAIAEAQKQGKTCAFVDAEHALDPVYAEKLGVNVNDLLVSQPDTGEQALEICDMLVRSGAVDVVVVDSVAALTPKAEIEGEMGDTHVGLQARLMSQALRKLTANIKRSNTLCIFINQIRMKIGVMFGNPETTTGGNALKFYASVRLDIRRIGSVKEGDEVIGNETRVKVVKNKVAPPFKQAEFIIMYGEGTSKQGELIDLGVKHKLVDKAGAWFSYNGNKIGQGKANSIKFLKENTAIADEIEGKLREMLLLQATIKPEEGEDQGLADVKDLEL; encoded by the coding sequence ATGAACGATAACAAACAAAAAGCGCTCGACGCTGCATTGTCTCAAATTGAGAGACAATTTGGTAAAGGCTCTATCATGAAGCTGGGCGATAGCCAGGCATTGGATATTGAAGCCGTTTCTACAGGCTCATTGGGGCTGGATATTGCTTTGGGTATCGGTGGCTTGCCAACTGGTCGTATTGTCGAAATTTATGGGCCTGAATCATCGGGTAAAACAACCCTGACGTTGCAAGCCATTGCAGAAGCGCAAAAGCAAGGTAAAACGTGTGCCTTTGTGGATGCAGAGCATGCCTTAGACCCAGTTTATGCAGAAAAGCTGGGTGTGAACGTCAATGACCTTTTGGTCTCTCAGCCAGACACGGGTGAGCAGGCGTTAGAGATCTGTGACATGCTGGTGCGTTCAGGCGCTGTAGACGTGGTAGTCGTTGACTCCGTAGCAGCACTGACACCGAAAGCAGAAATTGAAGGTGAGATGGGTGATACCCACGTTGGTTTGCAGGCAAGATTGATGTCTCAGGCACTGCGTAAGCTGACAGCCAACATTAAGCGTTCAAACACGCTGTGTATTTTCATTAACCAGATCCGTATGAAAATTGGTGTGATGTTCGGTAACCCGGAAACCACAACGGGTGGTAACGCGCTTAAGTTCTACGCGTCAGTACGTTTGGATATTCGTCGTATTGGCTCTGTTAAAGAAGGCGATGAGGTTATCGGTAACGAAACCCGCGTAAAGGTTGTTAAGAACAAAGTTGCGCCGCCATTTAAGCAAGCTGAATTTATCATCATGTATGGTGAAGGTACGTCGAAGCAGGGCGAACTTATTGACCTGGGCGTGAAACACAAACTGGTTGATAAAGCCGGTGCTTGGTTTAGCTACAATGGCAATAAGATTGGCCAGGGTAAAGCAAACTCAATTAAGTTCCTGAAAGAAAACACCGCCATTGCTGATGAGATTGAAGGCAAGCTGCGTGAAATGCTATTACTTCAGGCAACCATCAAGCCTGAAGAAGGCGAAGATCAAGGTCTGGCAGACGTAAAAGACCTGGAACTATAA
- a CDS encoding Crp/Fnr family transcriptional regulator, with protein sequence MFQYHFSTTLVEQLLSFAGNSFQHTKKEVLIHQDEPLTKLILVRSGTVSFSYDVGNGRRLLLGQLDCNNTLIGEIEALNNQPCIYTVTCLNDVQYNLIELKHWRQLLLAQPELSLYTAQTIAAKFTENQKINLDKLLLPLSYNIAKDCLLRAENNHPALLRAYSTVSAEAERFATTERAYRRVVSELVEKGLIVRTSEGLKPVDMAKLQAFIDAFAQI encoded by the coding sequence ATGTTTCAATATCATTTTTCAACCACCTTGGTGGAACAACTGCTCAGCTTCGCTGGTAATAGTTTTCAGCACACAAAAAAAGAAGTGCTCATTCATCAGGATGAACCACTCACAAAGCTGATCTTGGTGAGAAGTGGTACGGTGTCATTTAGTTACGATGTCGGTAATGGTCGTCGCCTGCTATTAGGCCAGCTAGACTGCAACAACACCTTAATAGGTGAAATTGAAGCTTTGAACAATCAGCCATGTATTTACACGGTTACCTGTCTTAATGACGTCCAGTATAACTTGATCGAGCTAAAGCATTGGCGACAGCTTTTGCTGGCGCAACCCGAATTGAGCTTATACACGGCGCAAACGATTGCGGCAAAGTTTACAGAAAACCAAAAAATAAACCTCGACAAGCTATTGCTGCCATTAAGCTATAATATCGCCAAAGATTGCTTGCTCAGAGCCGAGAACAACCACCCAGCATTACTGCGCGCATACTCTACCGTCAGTGCGGAAGCCGAGCGTTTTGCAACCACGGAGCGGGCTTATCGCCGAGTCGTTAGTGAACTTGTTGAGAAAGGGTTAATAGTGAGAACATCTGAGGGGCTAAAGCCCGTAGACATGGCTAAATTACAGGCATTTATCGACGCATTTGCACAAATTTAA
- a CDS encoding YgjV family protein, which produces MTWELLGYVASAFLVVSLMMSNVVKLRWFNLAGCICFTIYGVMITAWPVALTNGLLALVNIYHLAKLHRSDSDASS; this is translated from the coding sequence ATGACTTGGGAACTTTTAGGTTACGTCGCGTCCGCATTTTTAGTCGTGTCTCTCATGATGTCCAACGTGGTTAAGTTACGTTGGTTTAACCTCGCAGGGTGTATTTGCTTTACTATCTATGGGGTGATGATCACCGCCTGGCCCGTTGCACTAACTAACGGATTGCTGGCGCTGGTGAATATTTATCACCTGGCCAAGCTACACCGCTCAGATAGCGACGCTTCCTCCTGA
- a CDS encoding amidohydrolase, whose protein sequence is MIRFICLALTLYSGISMAQFTLIHNVNGYTPTRSGEIKTFATLVIKDGKVVRIGNKQLAAQYPKASKFDGQGMTLLPGLIDAHGHIIGLGNNLSRLDIREANSVEQVGQQLKEFSTQNPKGWILGRGWDQTRWTPNRFPTAADLDKFVKDRPVVLTRVDGHAIWVNSMAMSLAGIDAKTASPAGGEILRHPSGNPTGIFIDKAEHLVKKHIPPTSTAHLNQALNKAGDHLLSLGITSAHDAGIDKQTWKLYQSRSQSQTLPLRIYAMLSAADPQLDSMLTAGVFKDKRDMLSIRSVKIYADGALGSRGAALLKDYKDRQGYRGLMLEQPQHLEQLIAQAVKHGFSAHTHAIGDRANRLVLDSYENVFKTIGGKLLRNRIEHAQIVEPDDIPRFKTLDIIPSMQPVHATSDMHMAEQRLTDEQLKGAYAWQTFLQQGSKVAAGSDFPVELANPFHGLHAAITRMNAQHHPQQGWRNHERLTRTQALQAFTLDAAYAAFQEFKLGSLEQGKWADFILLDKDYFKVPEQEIRDIQVKQTWIAGQLRYSQD, encoded by the coding sequence ATGATCCGGTTTATTTGTCTGGCCCTGACTTTGTACAGTGGGATCAGCATGGCTCAGTTTACACTGATACACAACGTCAACGGTTATACCCCCACCCGCAGCGGCGAAATCAAGACCTTTGCGACCTTAGTGATCAAGGATGGTAAAGTCGTCCGGATAGGCAATAAACAACTTGCAGCCCAATACCCCAAAGCCAGTAAATTTGATGGTCAGGGAATGACCTTGCTGCCAGGACTCATTGACGCGCATGGCCATATCATTGGTTTGGGCAATAACCTGTCCCGGCTCGATATTCGTGAAGCCAATTCAGTCGAGCAGGTAGGTCAGCAACTTAAGGAATTTAGCACCCAAAACCCCAAAGGCTGGATCCTCGGCCGCGGATGGGATCAAACACGCTGGACGCCTAATCGCTTTCCAACTGCGGCGGATCTGGACAAATTTGTCAAAGATCGCCCTGTGGTTTTAACGCGGGTTGATGGCCATGCCATCTGGGTTAATAGTATGGCGATGTCATTGGCGGGGATTGATGCAAAAACGGCCTCTCCTGCTGGCGGCGAGATCCTTCGTCACCCATCCGGGAATCCGACCGGTATTTTTATCGACAAAGCAGAGCACCTGGTAAAAAAACACATCCCCCCCACGTCCACAGCACACCTTAATCAGGCTCTAAATAAAGCCGGTGATCATTTGCTCAGCCTGGGTATAACCAGTGCACATGATGCAGGTATCGATAAACAAACCTGGAAACTTTACCAAAGCCGCTCACAAAGCCAGACCTTACCGCTGCGTATATATGCCATGCTCAGCGCCGCAGACCCTCAGCTGGATAGTATGTTAACAGCGGGGGTATTCAAAGATAAGCGCGATATGCTGTCTATTCGTAGTGTTAAAATATACGCGGATGGTGCGCTGGGTAGTCGCGGAGCTGCATTGCTGAAAGATTACAAAGACCGCCAGGGCTACCGGGGCCTGATGCTTGAGCAGCCGCAGCACCTTGAACAATTGATAGCGCAAGCGGTAAAACATGGCTTTAGTGCGCATACGCATGCCATTGGCGATCGTGCCAACCGGCTGGTGCTGGACAGCTATGAAAATGTCTTTAAAACCATCGGTGGTAAATTGTTAAGAAACCGAATTGAGCATGCACAAATTGTTGAACCGGATGACATCCCAAGATTTAAGACTCTGGATATCATTCCCTCTATGCAACCCGTACATGCTACCTCGGATATGCACATGGCGGAACAAAGGCTCACCGATGAGCAGCTCAAAGGGGCCTACGCGTGGCAAACCTTTTTGCAACAGGGCAGTAAAGTGGCAGCAGGGTCAGATTTCCCAGTCGAGTTGGCCAACCCGTTTCATGGCTTACATGCAGCAATCACGCGCATGAACGCACAGCACCACCCGCAGCAGGGATGGCGTAATCATGAACGGCTGACACGAACACAGGCCCTACAGGCGTTTACCTTAGATGCAGCCTATGCCGCTTTTCAGGAGTTTAAACTGGGTAGTCTGGAACAAGGAAAGTGGGCTGACTTTATTTTACTCGATAAAGATTACTTTAAAGTGCCAGAGCAGGAGATCAGAGACATCCAGGTCAAACAGACGTGGATTGCAGGTCAGCTACGTTATTCACAAGACTAA
- a CDS encoding DUF1543 domain-containing protein yields MQLFMVYLGGRLSGCHIEMHDIRFVVGTRIEDTFGALKQQWVGDKDKVHMDSYVALRHIDGYQVDLVSEPPVQQPNLYFVNLGGYRHDSLAEQHAFGLLVAPTAQAAKARALNTLLPDTELRHKDDLYAVDDCMVLDLIDGKHYVQLTPSGQSQPIAPQWFGYHKL; encoded by the coding sequence ATGCAGTTATTTATGGTTTATCTGGGCGGCCGTCTGAGTGGCTGTCACATCGAAATGCATGATATTCGTTTCGTGGTTGGTACACGTATCGAAGACACGTTTGGTGCGCTAAAGCAGCAATGGGTCGGTGACAAGGACAAAGTACACATGGACAGCTATGTCGCGCTCAGACATATCGATGGTTACCAGGTAGACCTGGTCAGTGAACCACCCGTCCAACAGCCCAATTTATATTTTGTGAATCTGGGTGGCTATCGCCATGACAGTCTGGCTGAACAGCATGCATTTGGCTTGCTTGTTGCCCCAACAGCACAAGCAGCCAAAGCCCGTGCGCTGAACACATTACTGCCTGATACCGAATTGCGCCATAAAGATGATTTGTATGCAGTGGATGACTGTATGGTGTTGGACCTCATCGATGGCAAGCACTATGTTCAGCTGACGCCCAGCGGTCAGTCCCAGCCCATCGCCCCGCAGTGGTTTGGCTACCATAAGTTGTGA